The Paenibacillus tianjinensis genome has a window encoding:
- a CDS encoding TVP38/TMEM64 family protein, with translation MYLLDVMSWLTEERLRLMLEQYRTLGPLPGIGLTFMKSFVPPLPTIAIVGLNGAVYGLWLGFLYSWIGLVAGCVTTFLIIRKIASHPYLQKWAGRPKVAKSMTWVRQSGFSYVFLLSLFPVGPFVVINMAAGLAGMRLRSYLLALCVGKAIMVFAVSYIGNDVDRFIRNPWEVIYVLLFIGVSLWCVKAIEARFARAAKEDGAA, from the coding sequence ATGTACTTGCTGGATGTGATGTCATGGCTGACAGAGGAGCGGCTCCGGCTGATGCTGGAACAATACCGCACGCTCGGGCCGCTGCCCGGGATCGGGCTGACGTTTATGAAATCATTCGTTCCGCCGCTGCCTACTATTGCAATTGTAGGGTTAAACGGGGCGGTTTACGGTTTATGGCTTGGCTTTTTATATTCATGGATCGGGCTGGTGGCGGGCTGTGTGACGACCTTCCTGATTATCCGCAAAATCGCTTCCCACCCGTATCTGCAGAAGTGGGCCGGGCGGCCGAAAGTAGCCAAAAGCATGACCTGGGTCCGGCAGAGCGGGTTCAGCTATGTTTTTCTGCTTAGTCTGTTTCCGGTCGGTCCGTTTGTGGTCATTAATATGGCCGCCGGGCTTGCCGGCATGCGTCTGCGTTCCTATCTGCTTGCGCTCTGTGTGGGCAAAGCGATCATGGTATTCGCGGTCTCTTATATCGGAAACGATGTGGACCGGTTTATCCGCAATCCATGGGAAGTTATCTATGTGCTGCTATTCATCGGTGTCTCCTTATGGTGCGTCAAGGCGATAGAGGCCCGGTTCGCCCGGGCGGCGAAAGAGGATGGGGCAGCCTAA
- a CDS encoding DsrE/DsrF/DrsH-like family protein encodes MAKKLNLLMFSGEYDKAMAGLILANAARDIEVEVTMFFAFWGLFLVRDPEKMTLEDKTIYEKLMDVITPKGPQQLPLSRMNFSGLGRMMLEEMMEDNNAPKLIHFLKGARKKNIKFYACKLSVEIMGFKPEEFLPEVEIIDASAYLKDALESDMQLFI; translated from the coding sequence ATGGCTAAAAAATTGAACCTGCTGATGTTCAGCGGTGAATACGACAAAGCGATGGCAGGGCTGATTCTGGCCAATGCGGCAAGGGATATTGAGGTGGAAGTTACGATGTTTTTCGCCTTCTGGGGATTATTTCTGGTTCGTGATCCGGAAAAAATGACGCTGGAGGACAAAACGATCTATGAGAAGCTGATGGATGTCATTACCCCGAAGGGTCCGCAGCAGCTGCCGCTCTCGCGGATGAATTTCAGCGGCCTGGGACGGATGATGCTGGAGGAAATGATGGAGGACAATAACGCGCCGAAGCTGATTCATTTTCTTAAGGGCGCCCGCAAAAAAAACATCAAATTCTACGCCTGCAAGCTGTCTGTAGAGATTATGGGGTTCAAGCCGGAGGAATTCCTGCCGGAGGTTGAGATTATAGATGCCTCCGCTTATCTGAAGGATGCGCTGGAAAGTGATATGCAGCTGTTTATATAA
- a CDS encoding putative bifunctional diguanylate cyclase/phosphodiesterase, giving the protein MAFINKKPLTIILGFLVALQLSLFYYYSLSVDREYRAEKADLSSHAVTLTSNLEEKVSIVKGVSSFIQTVGFDATPSIINQYLITAYNNSSQTVMNIMIAPGGIIRYLYPLTGNTSILNKSLLLDPVLSSPGMIQETIRSRGITIDGPRTLAQGDYGMVIRQAIYNGNTFAGIVSVTVRADDIAEQLQLQDSPVYVMTQDHTLLFSNQTKIAGEQVTAPIEVYNQHWLMGTPFPVHKKWEVFRSVLWIDIAFLLIFAFILYYFWHQGRFNIELERVVNIRTRDLRVSKRLYEKLAHYDSLTEIPNRRYFMDEFERLLQSADPTQTYTLFFFDLNRFKEINDTLGHSTGDQVIKILAGRLKNSHLPFKLFARTGGDEFVMIFADLAQEEIPQLAGQISALISETLLIAGAHLSLSTSIGVSLYPEHSLNKDDLLKFADMSMYQAKSQEDRNYFIFDWELREKLEQKTMIAKYLHSALEREEFVLHYQPQINAVTGQMIGMEALIRWNHPEKGLIGPGTFIAAVEEAGLMIQLTDWVLREVCRQLCEWRKMGIPLLRTSINISNSWFYNRNLIENLLSVLDHYGLGTNVLEFEITESTALLEEHYPLLQQMRDHGIIVSIDDFGTKYSSLNYLKHFPVNKIKIDRTFITGIGISSIDETIIKSIVFVASQLGYDLIAEGVETVEQLEFLVKHDCPHIQGFYFFPPLPAEEIIKLAS; this is encoded by the coding sequence ATGGCTTTCATTAATAAAAAGCCTTTAACGATCATCCTCGGCTTCTTAGTCGCGCTGCAACTCTCTCTGTTCTATTACTACTCCTTATCGGTAGACCGGGAATACCGGGCTGAAAAAGCCGATTTGTCCTCACACGCAGTCACACTCACATCGAACCTTGAAGAGAAAGTATCGATTGTCAAAGGCGTAAGTTCCTTTATTCAAACGGTAGGCTTTGATGCAACGCCCTCAATTATTAACCAGTACCTGATCACCGCCTATAACAACTCAAGCCAAACGGTTATGAATATCATGATCGCGCCGGGCGGAATCATCCGTTATCTCTATCCGCTCACCGGCAATACTTCCATTCTCAATAAAAGCCTGCTGCTCGATCCTGTTCTGTCCTCACCCGGGATGATTCAGGAAACGATCCGCTCACGCGGCATTACCATTGACGGTCCCCGGACACTGGCCCAGGGCGATTACGGGATGGTAATCAGGCAGGCTATTTATAACGGAAACACTTTTGCCGGCATTGTCTCGGTTACCGTTCGGGCGGATGACATTGCAGAGCAGCTGCAGCTTCAGGATTCTCCGGTCTATGTAATGACTCAGGATCACACGCTGCTATTCAGCAATCAAACAAAAATAGCAGGTGAGCAGGTTACCGCGCCCATTGAAGTGTATAATCAGCACTGGCTGATGGGAACCCCTTTCCCGGTGCATAAAAAGTGGGAAGTGTTCCGCAGCGTTCTTTGGATTGACATTGCATTTTTACTTATTTTCGCCTTTATTCTATATTACTTCTGGCACCAGGGCCGGTTTAACATTGAACTCGAGCGTGTAGTTAACATCCGCACCCGGGATCTTCGTGTCTCCAAGCGGCTTTATGAGAAGCTGGCTCATTATGACAGCCTGACTGAGATTCCGAACCGGCGGTATTTCATGGATGAATTTGAACGCCTGCTGCAAAGTGCGGATCCGACGCAGACCTATACCCTGTTCTTTTTCGACTTGAACCGGTTTAAGGAAATCAATGATACCCTCGGCCATTCTACAGGCGATCAGGTTATCAAAATACTGGCGGGCCGGCTCAAAAACAGCCATCTGCCCTTCAAGCTGTTCGCACGTACCGGCGGCGACGAGTTCGTCATGATATTCGCCGATCTAGCCCAGGAGGAGATTCCGCAGCTGGCCGGACAAATCAGCGCATTGATCTCTGAGACTCTACTGATTGCCGGTGCCCACCTAAGCTTGTCTACAAGCATCGGAGTCTCGCTGTATCCTGAACACTCTCTCAATAAAGACGATCTGCTGAAATTTGCCGATATGTCGATGTACCAGGCGAAATCCCAGGAGGACCGCAATTATTTCATCTTCGACTGGGAGCTGCGCGAGAAGCTGGAACAGAAGACGATGATCGCCAAGTACCTGCACTCTGCACTGGAACGTGAGGAATTCGTGCTTCATTACCAGCCGCAAATCAACGCCGTTACCGGTCAAATGATCGGGATGGAGGCGCTGATCCGCTGGAACCATCCGGAGAAGGGGCTGATCGGGCCCGGTACCTTCATCGCCGCCGTAGAGGAAGCTGGCCTGATGATTCAGCTGACAGACTGGGTGCTCCGCGAGGTCTGCCGGCAGCTCTGCGAGTGGAGAAAGATGGGCATACCTCTGCTCCGCACCTCCATCAACATTTCCAACAGCTGGTTCTATAACCGCAACCTGATCGAGAATCTGCTGTCTGTGCTTGATCATTACGGGCTGGGCACGAATGTGCTGGAGTTCGAGATCACGGAAAGCACGGCACTGCTGGAAGAACATTATCCGCTGCTCCAGCAGATGCGCGACCATGGAATTATCGTTTCGATCGATGACTTCGGTACTAAATATTCATCACTCAATTACCTGAAGCATTTCCCAGTCAACAAAATCAAGATTGACCGGACCTTCATCACCGGCATCGGCATCAGCTCGATTGACGAGACGATTATCAAGTCGATTGTGTTTGTCGCCTCGCAGCTGGGCTATGATCTGATTGCAGAAGGCGTAGAGACCGTCGAACAGCTGGAGTTCCTGGTCAAACACGATTGCCCGCATATTCAGGGCTTCTACTTCTTCCCGCCGCTTCCTGCGGAGGAGATTATCAAGCTGGCTTCCTAA
- a CDS encoding GNAT family N-acetyltransferase translates to MFIQSELIDLRLTTGQDLDFVLAAEQDENNRRYIGQWARDKHAAAITDEDMLHLILQEKSGQPAGYVIITGLQDPNLTVCLMRIVVHIQGRGYGKKLLALLTEWIFTHTETHRLWLDVNELNSRARHVYEGAGFKVDGALRESVKRGDIFETLLIMSVLRQEYMECRQQLPEL, encoded by the coding sequence ATGTTCATTCAATCAGAGCTGATCGATTTACGGCTGACCACCGGGCAGGATCTTGACTTCGTGCTGGCTGCCGAGCAGGATGAGAATAACCGCCGCTACATTGGACAATGGGCGAGGGACAAGCACGCTGCAGCTATCACAGATGAAGATATGCTGCATCTGATCCTTCAGGAGAAATCTGGCCAGCCGGCCGGCTACGTGATCATTACGGGACTGCAGGACCCCAATTTGACCGTCTGCCTTATGCGGATCGTCGTTCATATCCAGGGCCGCGGATACGGCAAAAAATTACTCGCACTGCTCACAGAATGGATCTTCACGCATACAGAGACGCACCGGCTATGGCTGGACGTCAATGAGCTGAATTCCAGAGCACGGCATGTGTATGAAGGGGCAGGCTTCAAGGTGGACGGTGCACTCCGCGAATCCGTTAAACGGGGTGACATTTTTGAGACCCTGCTGATTATGTCGGTCCTGCGCCAGGAGTATATGGAGTGCAGACAGCAGCTGCCGGAGCTTTAA
- a CDS encoding helix-turn-helix transcriptional regulator, whose translation MKHDHSYGVYGFRFNEPERLPLLSLFAVGHQLETGPAYSWNGMERSDGPLLLFQYTIEGTGMFDTERESFRIGPGRGFMAEIPGSHRYYHPGGADPWEFYFILFRPQLALPLWEDIKSKLGPAPAIDPGSIPIRLLRDIAREAHDGKITDPYIASSLLYQFLMELGRLAAGGSHHTAEWPPAVRQSVSIIEARYHSMIGQEQLAEQVGLSKFHLLRIFSKYVGVTPNEYLNRVRIRHAVELLRTTDRSIEAIAAELGYSSGSYFIKVFQKLTGQTPGAFRSGSGSLHYNRLFFD comes from the coding sequence GTGAAACATGACCACAGTTACGGGGTCTACGGGTTCCGCTTCAATGAGCCTGAGCGGCTGCCGCTGCTCAGCCTTTTCGCAGTGGGACATCAATTGGAGACGGGTCCGGCTTATTCCTGGAACGGAATGGAGCGCAGTGACGGGCCGCTGCTCCTTTTTCAATATACGATTGAGGGCACAGGCATGTTCGATACGGAACGCGAGAGCTTCAGGATCGGACCTGGAAGAGGCTTCATGGCTGAAATCCCCGGCAGCCACCGCTATTACCATCCCGGCGGAGCGGACCCTTGGGAGTTCTATTTCATCCTGTTCCGGCCGCAGCTGGCCTTGCCTCTGTGGGAAGACATCAAGTCCAAGCTCGGCCCTGCTCCGGCCATTGACCCTGGAAGTATTCCTATCCGCCTGCTGCGCGATATCGCCCGTGAAGCTCATGACGGGAAAATAACCGACCCGTACATCGCTTCTTCACTGCTCTACCAGTTCTTGATGGAGCTGGGACGGCTGGCCGCAGGCGGATCGCATCATACGGCGGAATGGCCGCCGGCGGTCCGGCAATCTGTCAGCATCATCGAAGCCCGCTACCATTCAATGATTGGCCAGGAACAGCTGGCCGAGCAGGTGGGACTATCTAAATTCCATCTGCTCCGCATCTTCAGCAAATATGTCGGTGTGACCCCGAATGAATATTTGAACCGGGTGCGGATCCGGCATGCGGTAGAACTGCTGAGAACCACCGACAGGAGCATTGAAGCGATCGCCGCCGAGCTTGGATACTCCTCAGGCAGCTATTTCATTAAAGTCTTTCAGAAGCTGACCGGACAAACGCCTGGCGCTTTCCGTTCCGGGAGCGGCAGTCTGCACTATAACCGCCTGTTTTTTGACTAG
- a CDS encoding EAL domain-containing protein, with product MKLSRKIMIFISVVALLGLGVTYLLLHLILLNRFEKLDQEALRDKLDDVVSSYQSELMNMKTGLLKYSIWDETYQFMESAAAPDQADPTSQVYLNKNFSPVTYEINHFDIIALLNSSGLPLYGGEYNPDSGKVSPLNSEYLTLFNLINRKLPGLSGAEDSKAGVVLLDKGPMLITLTPIVNNSKDKPVIGTAIAGRMLQQEEVTRIWDETTSSLQMTRITPDTIAESRGQPVWMSSGSSQMMSIHTVIYDLFGDPGVMITLKHPRQIYESGLESILNFRRFFFASTLLLCVASLIFVRRFILGRMSSLMRNIRAIGNSKDLSIRIRSSGRDEFGDVEHEFNRMIDSLQQAQAELQQQAMLDPLTQLPNRSLFFNRLNEAIASASGAGKQIVLVFIDLDHFKTVNDTLGHDFGDDMLKEIALRISRVIGRNDVVSRLGGDEFTILLADVPDAASMSMQLSQIQEALSLPHRIQGHLLYNTASIGVSIYPENGGDADYLVKQADLAMFHVKESGRNNILHYSEALEESIRRRKTLSQQLLSAADNDEFEVHYQPILSSDNLKVAKLEALLRWNSPTYGPVSPAEFIPLAETSGSIINIGSWVLRQVCSDLQGFRENGLELTAAVNISAVQLMQSDLRGLLLGLLEEYTLPSSSLELEITESVLVSGDNILSSLQELGNCGFRISLDDFGTGFSSLSYLRRFPVDVIKIDRSFISEMTLEPQGDVLVNSIIELSHSLGLKVVSEGIELQEQFDLLRRLGSDELQGYFISKPIRAMHIPSFLSQNNLFTDKK from the coding sequence ATGAAGCTGAGCAGAAAAATAATGATCTTCATAAGTGTTGTAGCCCTGCTCGGATTAGGAGTCACCTATCTTCTCCTGCACCTCATTTTGCTGAACCGTTTCGAGAAGCTGGATCAGGAAGCATTACGGGACAAGCTGGACGATGTGGTCTCTTCCTATCAGAGCGAGCTGATGAATATGAAGACTGGCCTGCTGAAATATTCGATCTGGGATGAAACCTATCAGTTTATGGAATCGGCTGCAGCACCTGACCAGGCGGATCCAACCAGCCAGGTCTATCTCAACAAAAATTTCAGCCCGGTAACCTATGAAATTAATCATTTCGATATCATCGCCCTGCTGAATTCATCCGGACTTCCGCTGTATGGCGGCGAGTATAATCCGGACTCCGGCAAGGTATCTCCACTAAATTCTGAATACCTCACCCTATTCAATCTTATCAACCGCAAGCTCCCGGGGTTGTCGGGGGCAGAGGACAGCAAGGCCGGCGTAGTCCTTCTGGATAAAGGCCCTATGCTGATCACCCTTACTCCTATAGTCAACAACAGCAAAGACAAGCCTGTAATTGGGACGGCCATCGCCGGTAGAATGCTGCAGCAGGAGGAAGTGACCCGGATCTGGGACGAAACGACCTCCTCCCTGCAGATGACCCGCATCACCCCAGACACAATTGCCGAAAGCCGGGGCCAGCCAGTCTGGATGAGCTCCGGCTCCAGCCAGATGATGTCGATTCACACTGTGATCTACGACCTGTTCGGCGATCCCGGAGTGATGATTACGCTGAAGCATCCGCGGCAGATTTATGAGAGTGGTTTGGAGTCGATTCTAAACTTCCGGCGCTTCTTTTTTGCCTCCACCCTGCTGCTTTGTGTAGCCAGCCTTATTTTTGTCAGACGCTTCATTCTGGGAAGAATGTCTTCACTCATGAGGAATATCCGTGCTATCGGAAACAGCAAAGATTTATCCATAAGAATCAGGAGTTCAGGCAGGGATGAATTCGGCGATGTCGAGCATGAATTCAACCGGATGATAGATTCCCTGCAGCAGGCTCAGGCAGAGCTGCAGCAGCAGGCGATGCTCGATCCGTTGACCCAGCTGCCAAACCGCTCGCTCTTTTTCAACAGGCTTAATGAAGCCATTGCCTCCGCTTCAGGGGCCGGTAAACAGATTGTACTGGTCTTTATTGATCTGGATCATTTCAAGACCGTTAACGACACACTGGGGCATGATTTCGGGGATGACATGCTGAAAGAAATTGCCTTACGGATCTCCAGGGTTATCGGCAGGAATGATGTAGTATCCCGGCTGGGTGGTGACGAATTCACCATTCTGCTGGCCGACGTTCCCGATGCCGCCAGTATGTCAATGCAGCTGTCACAAATACAGGAGGCCCTCTCGCTGCCGCATCGTATTCAGGGGCATCTGCTCTACAACACAGCAAGCATCGGTGTCAGCATCTATCCGGAGAACGGCGGAGACGCAGATTATCTGGTCAAGCAGGCCGATCTGGCGATGTTTCATGTGAAGGAGTCCGGCCGCAACAATATCCTTCACTACTCGGAGGCTCTTGAAGAGAGTATTCGGCGCCGAAAAACACTGTCCCAGCAGCTGCTGTCCGCCGCAGACAATGATGAATTCGAGGTCCATTACCAGCCGATTCTAAGTTCAGACAACCTGAAGGTAGCGAAGCTGGAAGCCTTGCTGCGCTGGAACAGCCCCACTTACGGCCCTGTCTCTCCTGCAGAATTCATCCCGCTCGCCGAAACCAGCGGCTCCATTATAAACATCGGCAGCTGGGTGCTGAGGCAGGTCTGCTCCGACCTGCAAGGCTTCCGTGAGAACGGCCTTGAGCTGACGGCAGCGGTCAATATCTCTGCTGTCCAGCTGATGCAGTCAGACTTGCGCGGGCTGCTGCTTGGGCTGCTTGAGGAGTATACGCTGCCAAGCTCCAGCCTGGAGCTGGAAATAACGGAGAGCGTGCTGGTCTCAGGGGACAACATTCTCTCATCCTTGCAGGAGCTTGGGAACTGCGGGTTCCGCATTTCCCTCGATGATTTCGGTACAGGCTTCTCTTCCCTCAGCTACCTTCGCCGCTTCCCGGTGGATGTGATCAAGATCGACCGTTCCTTTATCTCCGAGATGACCTTGGAGCCGCAGGGCGACGTACTCGTCAATTCCATTATTGAGCTGAGCCATAGCCTCGGACTGAAGGTCGTTTCCGAAGGTATAGAGCTTCAGGAGCAGTTTGACCTGCTCCGCCGGCTCGGCAGTGATGAGCTGCAGGGCTACTTCATCAGCAAGCCGATCCGGGCCATGCATATCCCTTCTTTTTTATCACAAAATAATCTGTTTACCGACAAAAAATGA
- a CDS encoding acetate uptake transporter, with product MSAQPQTTQSVKIVTADPSAIGLFGLAIVTLVASSQKLEITTGLSYCIPWAIFLGAFAQLFASIQDAKHNNTFGMTAFGAYAFFWFGMGASWLIKLGVFGTVLAEGVDPKQLGFVFLGYLVFTLFMTLGAVEANRVLLIIFILIDFLFLGLSMDAFGVAAEFFHKLAAVSEMAIGIVSLYGCGASVLNAHFGRTFLPIGAPMRIFKK from the coding sequence ATGTCAGCGCAACCGCAAACAACGCAATCCGTCAAAATCGTCACTGCCGACCCCAGCGCCATCGGCTTGTTCGGACTTGCTATCGTCACCTTGGTCGCTTCTTCACAAAAGCTCGAAATTACAACAGGTCTCAGCTACTGTATTCCTTGGGCCATCTTCCTCGGAGCCTTCGCCCAGCTGTTCGCTTCCATTCAGGATGCCAAACACAACAACACGTTCGGCATGACTGCTTTTGGCGCTTATGCCTTCTTCTGGTTCGGTATGGGCGCAAGCTGGCTGATTAAGCTCGGTGTATTCGGTACCGTTCTTGCCGAAGGCGTAGATCCTAAGCAGCTTGGATTTGTTTTTCTCGGATATCTGGTATTCACCTTGTTCATGACCCTCGGGGCTGTCGAAGCCAACCGGGTACTGCTGATCATCTTTATCCTGATTGACTTCCTGTTCCTCGGCTTATCTATGGATGCTTTCGGCGTTGCTGCTGAGTTCTTCCACAAGCTGGCTGCCGTTTCGGAAATGGCCATCGGTATCGTCTCGCTCTATGGCTGCGGCGCATCTGTGCTTAACGCTCACTTCGGACGCACATTCCTGCCGATCGGCGCACCAATGCGTATTTTCAAGAAATAA
- a CDS encoding glycoside hydrolase family 27 protein, giving the protein MNHLQVAKTPPMGWNSWDCYGAAVTEQEIRGNAEYMAANLQQFGWEYVVVDIQWYEPGAVSSQYRAFVPLEMDEYSRLMPAVNRFPSAEGGQGFRPLSDYVHSLGLKFGIHIMRGIPRQAAHAASAIKGSRATARDIAHPNSICPWNTDMYGVDAAAEGAQAYYNSLFELYAEWGVDFVKVDDIAASRLYDTHQPEIALIHNAIEHCGRPMVLSLSPGPAPVEYADFFGGHANMWRITDDFWDHWELLLDMFDRCERWQGKAGEGSWPDCDMLPLGHIGIRSVDGGGADRWTRFTRDEQITMMTLWSIFRSPLFFGGELRDNDEWTLGLLTNRDVLDMHNSSSGARLVSRENNRVVWSAEGTNGVKYIALFNTGEAAQTVSVQLTALDLEGPLSVKELWSGEEAQLTGDSLAREVAPHGAVLYRLQP; this is encoded by the coding sequence ATGAATCATTTACAGGTTGCCAAGACACCGCCGATGGGCTGGAACAGCTGGGACTGCTACGGGGCAGCCGTTACCGAGCAGGAAATCCGCGGGAATGCCGAATATATGGCGGCGAATTTACAGCAATTCGGCTGGGAATATGTCGTTGTGGATATTCAGTGGTATGAGCCGGGAGCCGTATCCTCACAGTACCGGGCCTTTGTTCCGCTGGAGATGGATGAATACTCCCGGCTGATGCCGGCTGTGAACCGCTTCCCCTCCGCTGAAGGCGGTCAGGGCTTCCGCCCGTTATCGGATTACGTGCATAGCCTTGGCCTGAAATTCGGAATTCACATTATGCGCGGCATTCCAAGGCAAGCCGCCCATGCGGCATCCGCCATCAAAGGCTCCCGGGCCACTGCCCGCGATATTGCCCATCCGAATTCCATCTGTCCCTGGAATACCGATATGTACGGGGTCGATGCCGCTGCGGAAGGCGCACAGGCTTATTACAACTCGCTGTTCGAGCTGTACGCCGAGTGGGGTGTGGACTTCGTAAAGGTCGATGATATCGCAGCGTCCAGACTATACGATACCCACCAGCCGGAGATTGCACTGATTCATAACGCGATTGAGCATTGCGGCCGCCCGATGGTGCTCAGCCTCTCGCCCGGACCGGCACCGGTAGAGTATGCCGACTTCTTCGGCGGACATGCCAACATGTGGCGGATCACCGATGACTTCTGGGATCACTGGGAGCTGCTGCTGGATATGTTCGACCGCTGCGAGCGCTGGCAGGGCAAAGCCGGGGAGGGCAGCTGGCCGGACTGCGATATGCTGCCGCTTGGACATATCGGCATCCGCTCGGTAGACGGCGGCGGGGCAGACCGCTGGACGCGGTTTACACGAGATGAGCAGATTACGATGATGACCTTGTGGAGCATCTTCCGTTCTCCACTGTTCTTCGGCGGTGAGCTGCGCGACAATGACGAATGGACTCTAGGCTTGCTGACTAACCGTGATGTACTGGATATGCACAACAGCAGCAGCGGCGCCCGGCTCGTCAGCCGTGAGAATAACCGTGTTGTATGGTCGGCAGAGGGTACGAACGGTGTGAAGTACATTGCACTGTTTAATACAGGTGAAGCCGCGCAGACAGTCTCCGTGCAGCTGACAGCGCTGGATCTCGAAGGCCCATTATCTGTCAAGGAGCTGTGGAGCGGAGAAGAAGCGCAGCTTACCGGAGACAGCTTGGCCCGCGAGGTTGCTCCGCACGGCGCGGTGTTATACCGCTTGCAGCCGTGA
- a CDS encoding aminotransferase class V-fold PLP-dependent enzyme, protein MLSINHAFSEEGPASLEAHFTAFREHTIGIRHQITTPYGRQPLLYADWTASGRLYEPIERTVQEVFGPYVSNPHTESNTTGLTMTLAYTEARNIIRKHVHAGPEDVLLFCGNGTTGAINKLQRLMGLKLPEWQRRNFCCTPEERPVIFTSHMEHHSNLLPWQEGIGDVVTVPAGADGNIDLRALEDLLHLHRNRRYKIGSFTACSNVTGIQTSYAKLAAAMHRHGGVCFVDFAANAPYEDIDMHPSSPLEKLDAVFFSPHKFLGGPGTNGVLLFDAALCSGRLPDEPGGGTVVWVNPWGGRRYIDEVEVREDGGTPGFLQAFRTALCLKLKERMNGYGGWMRLREQELCSRLLSGLARIPGCSILAGGHTERHGIVSFTLRDIHYNLAVKLLNDRFGIQARGGCSCAGPYGHYLLGLGHKQSGQIIEALHAGDQSSKPGWVRLSLHPIMTTREVDRMITAVQGIVSHIAEWSLDYCYNAATNSWQHNSGQLEMEQAVRRLFSV, encoded by the coding sequence GTGCTAAGCATCAACCATGCCTTTTCAGAAGAGGGGCCGGCTTCACTTGAGGCACATTTCACTGCTTTTCGGGAGCACACCATCGGCATCCGCCATCAAATAACTACGCCTTATGGACGGCAACCGCTGCTCTATGCCGACTGGACAGCCAGCGGCCGTTTATACGAGCCGATTGAACGTACCGTACAGGAGGTATTCGGCCCTTATGTCAGCAATCCGCATACCGAGTCGAATACTACCGGACTGACCATGACCCTGGCCTATACCGAGGCGCGGAATATTATAAGAAAGCATGTACATGCAGGGCCGGAAGATGTCCTGCTCTTCTGCGGCAACGGCACGACCGGTGCGATCAACAAGCTGCAGCGGCTGATGGGCTTAAAGCTGCCGGAATGGCAGCGCAGGAACTTCTGCTGTACCCCGGAAGAACGCCCGGTGATCTTCACCAGCCATATGGAGCATCACTCCAATCTGCTGCCTTGGCAGGAGGGGATAGGCGATGTGGTTACAGTACCGGCCGGTGCGGACGGCAATATCGATTTGCGTGCGCTTGAGGATCTGCTCCATCTCCATCGGAACCGCCGCTATAAGATCGGCTCCTTCACCGCCTGCTCCAACGTAACGGGGATTCAGACCTCCTACGCGAAGCTTGCTGCCGCCATGCACCGCCACGGCGGAGTATGCTTTGTGGATTTTGCCGCCAACGCCCCTTATGAGGATATCGATATGCACCCTTCCTCTCCGCTGGAGAAGCTCGATGCAGTCTTTTTCTCCCCTCACAAATTCCTCGGCGGCCCCGGCACGAATGGAGTGCTGTTGTTCGACGCTGCGCTCTGCAGCGGCAGACTGCCGGATGAACCGGGCGGGGGCACCGTTGTCTGGGTCAACCCGTGGGGAGGACGCCGTTACATAGATGAGGTAGAGGTCCGTGAGGACGGGGGAACGCCAGGGTTCCTCCAGGCTTTTCGAACAGCACTGTGCCTGAAGCTGAAAGAGCGGATGAACGGCTATGGGGGGTGGATGAGGCTGCGGGAGCAGGAGCTGTGCAGCCGGCTTTTGTCCGGACTCGCCCGTATTCCCGGCTGCTCTATTCTGGCCGGCGGACATACGGAGCGCCATGGTATCGTATCGTTTACGCTGCGGGATATCCACTATAATCTCGCCGTAAAGCTGCTAAACGACCGCTTCGGCATTCAGGCCCGCGGGGGCTGCTCCTGTGCCGGCCCTTATGGGCACTATCTCCTGGGACTTGGCCACAAGCAGTCCGGGCAGATTATTGAGGCACTCCATGCCGGTGACCAGTCTTCGAAGCCGGGCTGGGTCCGGCTCTCCCTGCATCCCATTATGACCACCCGTGAGGTGGACCGTATGATCACGGCAGTGCAGGGCATTGTCAGCCATATCGCGGAATGGAGCCTTGATTACTGCTATAACGCCGCTACGAACAGCTGGCAGCACAACTCCGGACAGCTAGAGATGGAGCAGGCTGTCCGTCGGCTGTTTAGTGTATAG